From Aedes albopictus strain Foshan chromosome 1, AalbF5, whole genome shotgun sequence, one genomic window encodes:
- the LOC109427479 gene encoding ras-related protein Rab-35, producing the protein MAQNADGKIQNIFKVLIIGDSGVGKSSLLLRYADNMFPVQHQITVGVDFKIRTITINGERIKLQIWDTAGQERFRLITNSYYRGAHGVVVMYDVTNMRSFQHVKRWLQEIEANCAGGEICKLLVGNKNDNPQRKRVPPKDAQALADMHGMEFIETSAKECYNVGKVFTTIAKLMLRQQMEEEGKEWIYKAEESIIVGGSDPRVEKLKNPGVCC; encoded by the coding sequence ATGGCCCAAAACGCCGACGGAAAAATTCAGAACATCTTCAAAGTGCTCATCATCGGTGATAGTGGAGTCGGAAAGTCGTCACTTCTGCTTCGGTACGCGGACAACATGTTCCCAGTGCAACATCAGATCACGGTTGGAGTAGACTTCAAGATACGGACCATCACAATCAACGGCGAGCGCATCAAGCTGCAAATTTGGGACACGGCCGGCCAGGAACGGTTCCGACTGATCACCAACAGTTACTACCGAGGTGCGCACGGAGTAGTGGTGATGTACGATGTTACCAACATGCGATCGTTCCAGCACGTCAAACGGTGGCTGCAGGAGATCGAGGCCAACTGTGCTGGTGGTGAAATTTGCAAACTGCTAGTTGGGAACAAGAACGACAATCCCCAACGGAAGAGGGTACCGCCGAAGGATGCCCAAGCGTTGGCCGATATGCATGGGATGGAGTTCATCGAAACGTCCGCCAAGGAATGCTATAACGTGGGAAAAGTGTTCACGACGATTGCCAAGCTGATGCTGCGGCAACAGATGGAAGAGGAAGGAAAGGAGTGGATTTATAAGGCCGAAGAATCCATCATCGTTGGAGGAAGTGATCCCAGAGTCGAGAAGCTTAAGAACCCGGGTGTTTGCTGTTAG